A section of the Pseudomonadota bacterium genome encodes:
- a CDS encoding ABC transporter ATP-binding protein translates to MLEIKSLMVFYENAIAINNISMTCRRGEITGVFGANSAGKSTLMRTISGIILDQKKKQQMKGGERITILGSITFEGMDIIHMKPSDRAKKGIILCPERRRIFAESSVLENLKIGGILATRSQAKKTLEYVFTIFPALKDLKKREGGFLSGGEQQMLAIGRALMAQPKLLLLDEPLLGLSPLMEKMVVKAVRDINRQTGITILISEQYSRPILPIVHYGYVLENGGAVLEGTSKELTDNPDVKSAYFGL, encoded by the coding sequence GTGTTAGAAATCAAGAGTCTCATGGTATTTTACGAAAACGCCATCGCAATCAACAATATCAGTATGACCTGTCGCCGGGGAGAAATAACAGGGGTTTTTGGCGCCAATAGTGCAGGCAAGTCCACGCTCATGCGTACGATCTCGGGCATTATACTGGATCAAAAAAAGAAGCAGCAAATGAAAGGCGGGGAGAGAATCACCATACTCGGCAGTATCACCTTTGAAGGGATGGATATCATCCATATGAAACCGAGCGACAGGGCGAAAAAAGGCATTATTCTCTGTCCTGAAAGACGGAGAATTTTTGCAGAAAGCAGTGTATTGGAGAATCTTAAGATAGGTGGCATCCTTGCAACAAGATCCCAGGCAAAAAAGACCCTTGAGTACGTATTTACCATCTTTCCAGCCTTGAAAGACCTGAAGAAGAGAGAAGGAGGGTTCTTAAGCGGAGGAGAGCAGCAGATGCTTGCCATTGGAAGGGCATTAATGGCACAGCCGAAACTGCTTTTGCTTGATGAGCCGCTACTGGGCTTAAGCCCTTTAATGGAGAAAATGGTTGTAAAAGCTGTCCGTGATATTAACAGACAAACGGGGATTACCATATTGATCTCCGAACAGTATTCCCGCCCGATCCTGCCTATCGTTCATTACGGGTATGTACTTGAAAATGGAGGTGCAGTCCTGGAGGGGACTTCAAAGGAACTCACCGACA
- a CDS encoding ABC transporter ATP-binding protein: MGEEALIRVQNLSKSFGGVKATKDVSFEIKRGEILGVIGPNGSGKTTLVNLITGFVKPDSGNVYFGSKKITGLDPAKIADLGIVRTFQIVRPYHSLPAYKNLIVPLNSPRIKRTRGGKSGDRDAVAIDILEEIGFERDAFVPYKIASTLPLGYLKRLELARCLALKPEVILCDEVFSGLSSSEITSLIPVIEKLQMEGITILMIEHRLRELFRLVTRVVVLTFGEKLTEGTPEEVVANEKVREAYLGTEVDEAEEAEAC; encoded by the coding sequence ATGGGCGAAGAGGCTCTTATTCGTGTTCAAAATCTAAGCAAGTCTTTTGGCGGTGTCAAGGCAACGAAGGATGTCAGCTTTGAAATAAAAAGAGGCGAGATTCTTGGAGTGATCGGGCCTAACGGTTCAGGAAAGACCACACTGGTTAACCTGATCACAGGCTTTGTAAAACCTGATTCAGGCAATGTTTATTTTGGAAGCAAAAAGATCACGGGATTAGATCCCGCCAAAATTGCGGACCTCGGTATTGTCCGTACGTTTCAAATCGTGAGGCCTTACCATAGTCTGCCGGCTTATAAAAATTTGATCGTTCCCCTGAACTCACCCCGGATTAAGAGGACAAGGGGTGGTAAATCAGGAGACAGGGATGCGGTGGCAATCGATATCCTCGAGGAGATTGGATTTGAGCGTGACGCTTTTGTACCGTACAAGATTGCATCCACACTCCCGCTGGGATATCTCAAGCGCCTTGAGCTTGCCCGGTGTTTAGCCTTAAAGCCTGAAGTTATCCTCTGTGATGAGGTTTTTTCAGGCTTAAGTTCTTCGGAGATTACATCGTTGATCCCCGTCATTGAAAAACTTCAGATGGAAGGCATAACCATTCTTATGATCGAGCACAGGCTGAGAGAACTCTTCCGGTTGGTCACCCGGGTAGTTGTTTTGACCTTCGGGGAAAAACTGACTGAAGGGACCCCCGAAGAGGTGGTGGCAAACGAAAAGGTCAGGGAGGCATATCTTGGGACGGAGGTAGATGAGGCAGAGGAGGCAGAAGCGTGTTAG